In Agromyces archimandritae, one genomic interval encodes:
- the cmk gene encoding (d)CMP kinase translates to MTIELPFIVAVDGPAGSGKSSVSKAAARRLGFAYLDTGAAYRALAWHALASGLDLSADAPEDVSASIVELLPSFAYEIGTDPDEVRVRVGDEEVTDAIREPVVSAAVSRVARVPEVRARLTELFRSIMLATERPGIIVEGRDITTVVAPDAPVRILLTASEEARIARRTAELGDAAAGAGASLKRRDRADGKVVDFMNAAAGVTTVDSTELDFGETVDAVVGVIDDGRAQTTRSTS, encoded by the coding sequence ATGACCATCGAGCTGCCATTCATCGTCGCCGTCGACGGCCCCGCCGGAAGCGGGAAGTCGAGCGTGTCGAAGGCCGCAGCCCGCCGACTCGGCTTCGCCTACCTCGACACGGGAGCCGCCTACCGCGCCCTCGCCTGGCATGCACTGGCGAGCGGGCTCGACCTGTCGGCCGACGCCCCCGAGGATGTGAGCGCCTCGATCGTGGAACTCCTGCCGAGCTTCGCCTACGAGATCGGCACCGATCCCGACGAGGTGCGGGTTCGCGTCGGCGACGAGGAGGTGACGGACGCCATCCGCGAGCCCGTCGTCTCGGCCGCCGTCAGCCGCGTCGCCCGCGTGCCCGAGGTGCGCGCCCGCCTCACCGAACTGTTCCGTTCGATCATGCTCGCGACCGAACGCCCCGGCATCATCGTCGAGGGCCGCGACATCACCACCGTCGTCGCCCCCGATGCGCCGGTGCGGATCCTGCTCACCGCGAGCGAGGAGGCGCGCATCGCCCGCCGCACCGCCGAACTCGGCGACGCGGCGGCCGGCGCCGGCGCGTCGCTCAAGCGACGCGACCGCGCCGACGGCAAGGTCGTCGATTTCATGAACGCCGCAGCGGGCGTCACCACCGTCGACTCCACCGAGCTCGACTTCGGCGAGACCGTCGACGCCGTGGTGGGCGTCATCGACGACGGCCGCGCACAGACCACGAGGAGCACCTCATGA
- a CDS encoding DUF2291 domain-containing protein has product MTATAARAPRRGTSPAVRRGIRIGILVLVVAGVVLGTKVVPDGDARASAGADAFDPATFGAETFPKVQAAVAERAEDAASLAEAIAADPDAAAEEFAVESSGGPVYSVTFTGVVGEGASGIYDVAVDGLPAGLTVRMQTGPAINGTELRDATGDIAFGQFTNQIEYQNAASALNEELKTAVLAGIDTASLTGRTVEVTGAFTLVNPDAWLVTPTELEQG; this is encoded by the coding sequence GTGACGGCGACCGCCGCCCGCGCACCGCGGCGCGGGACGAGCCCCGCGGTACGGCGCGGCATCCGGATCGGTATCCTCGTGCTCGTGGTGGCCGGCGTCGTCCTCGGCACCAAGGTCGTGCCCGACGGGGATGCGCGGGCATCCGCCGGTGCGGACGCCTTCGACCCGGCGACCTTCGGCGCCGAGACCTTCCCGAAGGTGCAGGCCGCAGTCGCCGAACGCGCCGAGGACGCCGCGAGCCTCGCCGAGGCCATCGCCGCCGACCCCGACGCCGCCGCCGAGGAGTTCGCCGTCGAGAGCTCCGGCGGCCCGGTCTACAGTGTGACCTTCACCGGCGTCGTCGGCGAGGGAGCCTCCGGCATCTACGATGTCGCCGTCGATGGGCTGCCCGCCGGCCTCACCGTCCGCATGCAGACCGGGCCCGCCATCAACGGCACCGAGCTGCGCGACGCCACCGGCGACATCGCCTTCGGCCAGTTCACGAACCAGATCGAGTACCAGAACGCTGCGAGCGCCCTGAACGAAGAACTCAAGACGGCCGTGCTCGCCGGCATCGACACGGCATCCCTCACCGGGCGGACCGTCGAGGTCACCGGCGCGTTCACCCTCGTGAACCCGGATGCGTGGCTCGTCACCCCGACGGAACTCGAGCAGGGATGA
- a CDS encoding D-ribose ABC transporter substrate-binding protein, whose amino-acid sequence MMRNKAFATLAAAGALVLGLTACSGGSADGSDAGDGEAGGLITIIVNDPSNPYWKTEGDVAAAAAKDLGYETKVAAHKGDANTENTLIDTAISSKSKAIILDPANADGSIAAVKKADAAGIPVFLVNAEINEAGLAKAQLVSNNAQGAAIGAQEWVTQMGEAGNYVELFGAPSDNNAQTRSNGFTTVLGQYPELQQVGKEVADWDRTKGHDKMQSLLQANADIAGVMSGNDEMALGAIAALKESKKLDGVVVGGFDGSPDAVEAVRSGELAYTVLQPVAVFSEEAVKLADEFIRTGTAPETEKQSFDCVLITKDNVDGMTADFTFSG is encoded by the coding sequence ATGATGCGCAACAAGGCGTTCGCGACGCTCGCCGCGGCCGGCGCGCTCGTCCTCGGCCTCACCGCCTGCTCCGGTGGGAGCGCCGACGGGAGCGACGCAGGCGACGGCGAGGCCGGCGGCCTCATCACGATCATCGTCAACGACCCGTCGAACCCGTACTGGAAGACCGAGGGCGACGTTGCGGCGGCCGCCGCGAAGGACCTCGGCTACGAGACGAAGGTCGCCGCCCACAAGGGCGACGCCAACACCGAGAACACCCTCATCGACACCGCGATCTCCAGCAAGTCGAAGGCCATCATCCTCGACCCGGCCAACGCCGACGGCTCGATCGCGGCCGTCAAGAAGGCCGATGCCGCCGGCATCCCGGTGTTCCTCGTGAACGCCGAGATCAACGAGGCAGGCCTCGCGAAGGCGCAGCTCGTCTCCAACAACGCCCAGGGCGCCGCGATCGGCGCGCAGGAATGGGTCACGCAGATGGGCGAGGCCGGCAACTACGTCGAGCTCTTCGGCGCTCCGTCCGACAACAACGCGCAGACCCGCTCGAACGGCTTCACCACCGTGCTCGGCCAGTACCCCGAGCTGCAACAGGTCGGCAAGGAGGTCGCCGACTGGGATCGCACCAAGGGCCACGACAAGATGCAGTCGCTGCTGCAGGCCAACGCCGACATCGCCGGCGTCATGTCCGGCAACGACGAGATGGCCCTCGGCGCGATCGCCGCGCTCAAGGAGTCGAAGAAGCTCGACGGCGTCGTCGTCGGCGGCTTCGACGGCTCGCCCGACGCGGTCGAGGCCGTCAGATCGGGCGAGCTCGCATACACGGTGCTGCAGCCCGTCGCCGTGTTCTCGGAGGAAGCCGTCAAGCTCGCCGACGAGTTCATCCGCACCGGCACGGCGCCCGAAACCGAGAAGCAGTCCTTCGACTGCGTGCTCATCACGAAGGACAACGTCGACGGGATGACGGCGGACTTCACCTTCTCCGGCTGA
- a CDS encoding prephenate dehydrogenase, with translation MVESRLAGPVRIVGVGLLGASIGLGLRARGIEVVLDDASPTNLGIAVDYGAGRATADDDRPELVVVCTPPDVTADVVAAELARYPEAIVTDVASVKLQILHELIERGADVTRYIGSHPMAGRERGGPMAGRADLFAGRPWVVAAHEAITYRKGGIVDDLILDLGGILVEMTPEQHDRAVALVSHVPQVVSSVLARRLTDAPHAALNLAGQGLRDMTRVAASDPELWVQILGANAAPVAQVLRAFREDLDRFIRALDDIEAPGARRRIAEELAGGNTGESRIPGKHGVDRRYTSLIVMVDDRPGQLARLFQDVGEAGVNIEDLRLEHSPEAQIGLAEISTVPEAQERLTEELTARGWRIAG, from the coding sequence GTGGTCGAATCGCGGCTTGCGGGCCCGGTGCGCATCGTCGGCGTCGGACTGCTGGGAGCGAGCATCGGCCTCGGTCTGCGCGCGCGCGGCATCGAGGTGGTGCTCGACGACGCTTCGCCGACGAACCTCGGCATCGCCGTCGACTACGGCGCCGGCCGGGCGACCGCCGACGACGACCGCCCGGAACTCGTCGTCGTGTGCACGCCGCCGGATGTGACCGCCGATGTGGTCGCCGCCGAACTGGCCCGCTACCCCGAGGCGATCGTCACCGACGTCGCGAGCGTGAAACTGCAGATCCTGCACGAGCTCATCGAGCGCGGCGCCGACGTCACCCGCTACATCGGCTCGCACCCCATGGCCGGCCGGGAACGCGGCGGCCCCATGGCGGGGCGCGCGGATCTCTTCGCCGGGCGGCCGTGGGTCGTCGCGGCCCACGAGGCGATCACGTACCGCAAGGGCGGCATCGTCGACGACCTCATCCTCGACCTCGGCGGCATCCTCGTCGAGATGACCCCCGAACAGCACGACCGCGCCGTCGCGCTCGTCTCGCATGTGCCGCAGGTCGTCTCCTCGGTGCTCGCCAGACGGCTGACCGACGCCCCGCATGCGGCGCTGAACCTCGCCGGCCAGGGACTGCGCGATATGACGCGGGTGGCGGCGAGCGATCCGGAACTGTGGGTGCAGATCCTCGGCGCGAACGCTGCACCCGTCGCCCAGGTGCTGCGCGCCTTCCGCGAAGACCTCGACCGCTTCATCCGCGCCCTCGACGACATCGAGGCCCCCGGTGCGCGCCGCCGCATCGCCGAAGAGCTCGCCGGCGGCAACACCGGCGAGAGCCGCATCCCCGGCAAGCACGGCGTCGACCGTCGCTACACGAGCCTCATCGTCATGGTCGACGACCGGCCTGGGCAGCTCGCTCGCCTCTTCCAGGACGTCGGCGAGGCCGGCGTCAACATCGAGGACCTGCGCCTCGAGCACTCGCCCGAGGCCCAGATCGGCCTCGCCGAGATCTCCACCGTCCCCGAGGCGCAGGAACGCCTCACCGAAGAGCTGACCGCCCGCGGTTGGCGGATCGCCGGGTGA
- the der gene encoding ribosome biogenesis GTPase Der: MTDREFDPAEDDNLAERLAGVDDELAEQRAAVLRRGLDDYELEGDDLEMLEGAGDGEEGVRYEPALPVIAIVGRPNVGKSALVNRILGRREAVVEDTPGVTRDRVSYRGEWLGRRFTLVDTGGWEPDAKGIDASVAAQAEVAIDLADVVLFVVDAVVGATSTDEHVVRLLRKTKKPVFLLANKIDDTRQEPEAAALWNLGLGEPYPVSALHGRGVADMLDEVFKVLPEVSAVAKQEVGGPRRVAIVGRPNVGKSSLLNKAAREERVVVNELAGTTRDPVDEQIELGGKVWRFVDTAGIRRRVHLQQGADFYASLRTQAALEKAEVAVVVIDVSQPISEQDVRIIDLVLESGRALVIAYNKWDLLDDDRRRYLEREIEQDLAHVAWAPRVNISARTGRHLEKLVPALELALESWDTRIPTGKFNAFLTELTQEHPHPVRGGKQPRILFGTQAATRPPTFVLFTTGFLDPGYRRYIQRRLRELYGFAGTPIVVNMRVRERRQR, translated from the coding sequence ATGACCGACCGCGAGTTCGATCCGGCCGAAGACGACAACCTCGCCGAGCGCCTCGCCGGCGTCGACGACGAGCTCGCCGAGCAGCGGGCCGCCGTGCTCCGGCGCGGCCTCGACGACTACGAGCTCGAGGGCGACGACCTCGAGATGCTCGAGGGCGCCGGCGACGGCGAGGAGGGCGTGCGCTACGAACCGGCGCTGCCCGTCATCGCGATCGTCGGCCGGCCGAACGTCGGCAAATCGGCACTCGTCAACCGCATCCTCGGCCGCCGCGAGGCGGTCGTCGAAGACACCCCGGGCGTCACCCGCGACCGCGTTTCGTACCGCGGCGAATGGCTCGGCCGCCGCTTCACGCTCGTCGACACGGGCGGCTGGGAGCCGGACGCGAAAGGCATCGACGCTTCGGTCGCCGCGCAGGCGGAGGTCGCCATCGACCTCGCCGACGTCGTGCTGTTCGTCGTGGATGCCGTCGTGGGCGCCACGTCGACCGACGAGCACGTCGTCCGGCTGCTCCGCAAGACGAAGAAGCCCGTGTTCCTGCTCGCCAACAAGATCGACGACACCCGGCAGGAGCCTGAGGCGGCCGCGCTCTGGAACCTCGGCCTCGGCGAACCGTACCCCGTCTCCGCCCTGCACGGCCGCGGCGTCGCCGACATGCTCGACGAGGTCTTCAAAGTGCTGCCGGAGGTCTCGGCCGTCGCCAAGCAGGAGGTCGGCGGCCCCCGCCGCGTCGCGATCGTCGGACGGCCGAACGTCGGCAAGTCGAGCCTGCTGAACAAGGCCGCTCGCGAGGAGCGGGTCGTCGTCAACGAGCTCGCCGGCACCACCCGCGACCCCGTCGACGAACAGATCGAGCTCGGCGGCAAGGTGTGGCGCTTCGTCGACACCGCCGGCATCCGCCGCCGCGTGCACCTGCAGCAGGGCGCCGACTTCTACGCGTCGCTGCGCACCCAGGCCGCGCTCGAGAAAGCAGAGGTCGCCGTCGTCGTCATCGACGTCAGCCAGCCGATCTCTGAGCAGGACGTGCGCATCATCGACCTCGTGCTCGAATCGGGCCGGGCGCTCGTGATCGCCTACAACAAGTGGGACCTGCTCGACGATGATCGCCGACGGTACCTCGAACGGGAGATCGAGCAGGACCTCGCCCACGTCGCCTGGGCGCCGCGCGTGAACATCTCCGCGCGCACCGGCCGGCACCTCGAGAAGCTCGTGCCCGCCCTCGAGCTCGCCCTCGAGTCGTGGGACACCCGCATCCCGACGGGCAAGTTCAACGCCTTCCTCACGGAGCTCACCCAGGAGCATCCGCACCCCGTCCGCGGCGGCAAGCAGCCGCGCATCCTGTTCGGCACGCAGGCGGCGACCCGGCCGCCGACCTTCGTGCTGTTCACGACCGGGTTCCTCGACCCCGGGTACCGCCGATACATCCAGCGGCGCCTGCGCGAACTGTACGGCTTCGCGGGCACGCCGATCGTCGTGAACATGCGCGTGCGCGAGCGGCGGCAGCGCTGA
- a CDS encoding pseudouridine synthase: MSAEPAAEGVRLQKVLAAAGVASRRASEELIVAGRVRVNGRVVTELGTRIDPEHDLVDVDGTAVQLDAGKRYYMLNKPRGVVSSMRDEHGRPDLSGFTAELEERVFNVGRLDAETSGLLVLTNDGELAHVLAHPSFGVEKTYIAKVRGRMSPQALQSLKHGIELEDGPIAIDSGRILQQRGADAGHSLVEVTLHSGRNRIVRRMLAAAGYPVVDLVRRSFGPLHLGTLRSGAMRELTKVELGRLLTISRRAGADREGN, encoded by the coding sequence ATGTCCGCTGAACCTGCAGCCGAGGGCGTGCGCCTGCAGAAGGTGCTCGCCGCCGCCGGCGTCGCCTCGCGCCGCGCCTCGGAGGAGCTCATCGTCGCCGGCCGCGTGCGCGTCAACGGCCGCGTCGTCACCGAACTCGGCACCCGCATCGACCCGGAGCACGATCTCGTCGACGTCGACGGCACGGCCGTGCAGCTGGATGCCGGCAAGCGCTACTACATGCTGAACAAGCCGCGCGGCGTCGTCTCGTCGATGCGCGATGAGCACGGCCGGCCCGACCTCTCGGGCTTCACCGCCGAGCTCGAGGAACGCGTCTTCAACGTCGGCCGTCTCGACGCCGAGACGAGCGGCCTGCTCGTGCTCACGAACGACGGCGAACTCGCGCATGTGCTGGCCCATCCCTCCTTCGGCGTCGAGAAGACGTACATCGCGAAGGTGCGCGGGCGGATGAGCCCGCAGGCGTTGCAGAGTCTGAAGCACGGCATCGAGCTCGAGGACGGCCCGATCGCGATCGACTCGGGCCGCATCCTGCAGCAGCGGGGTGCGGATGCCGGGCATTCGCTCGTCGAGGTCACCCTGCACTCCGGTCGCAACCGCATCGTGCGGCGGATGCTCGCCGCGGCCGGCTACCCCGTCGTCGACCTCGTGCGCCGCAGCTTCGGGCCGTTGCACCTGGGAACCCTCCGGTCGGGGGCGATGCGGGAGTTGACTAAGGTTGAACTCGGCCGTTTGCTCACGATCTCGCGTCGGGCGGGGGCCGATCGAGAGGGGAACTGA
- a CDS encoding DUF167 domain-containing protein: MDFTVRVKPGSRKGPAVEEAPDDPSVDFVVFVRERAVDGAANAGTLRAIAAHFGIAPSNVHLLRGAGSRIKRIRVDGIA; the protein is encoded by the coding sequence GTGGACTTCACCGTCCGCGTGAAGCCCGGCAGCCGGAAGGGGCCGGCCGTCGAGGAGGCACCGGACGACCCGTCCGTCGACTTCGTGGTGTTCGTGCGCGAGCGTGCCGTCGACGGCGCCGCCAACGCGGGGACGCTGCGTGCGATCGCCGCCCACTTCGGCATCGCACCGTCGAACGTGCACCTGCTGCGCGGGGCGGGTTCGCGCATCAAACGGATCCGCGTCGACGGGATCGCGTAG
- a CDS encoding zinc-dependent alcohol dehydrogenase family protein, with amino-acid sequence MRAVVFESEGRLALQERPMPEPGYKEILIETAAVGICGTDTHVFDGEFEGTVYPLVPGHEATGTIVALGEGVNDGSYDFEVGDHVAVNPSTTCGECEFCINGHQNLCPQWNGLGVVASDGASQQYFTAPSRNVYKLRPDTDLYEAALIEPLACAIRGWDMLPRRIGDHVLVFGAGTMGLLMAQLATRAGAVSVTIVDLNADRLQTAAECGIELRYTSADDADREKWDVVIDCTGNINAIEDAVTRVKPAGYFQDFGVAPADRTAKFSPFRVYRDEITFVGTMAVLNSFGRAVELFEAGAINAKAMISHSFTLDDYAEALELFRRGEGRKLQIRPNDTESRVLR; translated from the coding sequence ATGCGCGCAGTGGTATTCGAATCGGAAGGCCGCCTGGCCCTGCAGGAGCGGCCGATGCCGGAACCGGGGTACAAGGAGATCCTGATCGAGACGGCGGCCGTCGGCATCTGCGGAACCGACACCCACGTCTTCGACGGCGAGTTCGAGGGCACCGTCTACCCGCTGGTGCCCGGCCACGAAGCAACCGGCACGATCGTCGCCCTCGGCGAGGGCGTCAACGACGGCTCCTACGACTTCGAGGTCGGCGACCACGTCGCCGTCAACCCCTCGACGACCTGCGGCGAATGCGAGTTCTGCATCAACGGCCACCAGAACCTCTGCCCGCAGTGGAACGGCCTCGGCGTCGTCGCCTCCGACGGCGCATCGCAGCAGTACTTCACGGCCCCCTCGCGGAACGTCTACAAGCTCCGCCCCGACACCGACCTCTACGAGGCCGCACTCATCGAACCCCTGGCGTGCGCCATCCGCGGCTGGGACATGCTGCCGCGCCGCATCGGCGACCACGTGCTCGTCTTCGGCGCCGGCACCATGGGCCTGCTCATGGCCCAGCTCGCCACGCGGGCCGGGGCCGTCAGCGTCACGATCGTCGACCTGAACGCCGACCGCCTGCAGACCGCCGCCGAGTGCGGCATCGAGCTGCGCTACACGAGCGCCGACGACGCCGACCGTGAGAAGTGGGACGTCGTCATCGACTGCACCGGCAACATCAACGCGATCGAAGACGCGGTCACCCGCGTCAAGCCCGCCGGCTACTTCCAGGACTTCGGGGTCGCCCCGGCCGACCGCACCGCGAAGTTCTCGCCGTTCCGCGTGTACCGCGACGAGATCACCTTCGTCGGCACCATGGCCGTGCTGAACTCCTTCGGCCGCGCCGTCGAACTCTTCGAGGCCGGCGCCATCAACGCGAAAGCCATGATCAGCCACTCCTTCACCCTCGACGACTACGCCGAGGCCCTCGAGCTGTTCCGCCGGGGCGAGGGCCGCAAGCTCCAGATCCGACCGAACGACACCGAATCCCGGGTGCTGCGGTGA
- a CDS encoding ABC transporter permease — protein MTTTTTTTTTTVIERKKRFSAAKLLVEGRAFLALILIIVVFSILSPNYLTVENLLIMASHVAIYAMLGMGMLLVILNGGIDLSVGSTLGFSAIIAGFLLQGVPIHLLGITLVPSVPVVVLLSVGIGALVGLVNGILVARFKVAPFVATLGMLYAVRGLALLMTDGLTINDLAGEEALGNTGFEWLGFNRILNIPIGVIIMIVVALVLGFVLGRTKWGRWLYASGGNERAAELSGVPVKRVKVWVYVGSGICAAIAGLILASTLTSASPTAGDSYELTAIAAVVIGGAALTGGRGNVRGTLLGAFVIGFLSDGLVIVGVSAYWQMVFMGAVIVVAVLLNTLQYGRRKRPAAPPAPPAPGGPASTDPTPVQEAPAPAETR, from the coding sequence ATGACGACAACGACGACGACGACGACGACCACCGTCATCGAACGCAAGAAGCGGTTCTCGGCCGCGAAACTCCTCGTCGAAGGCCGCGCCTTCCTCGCACTCATCCTCATCATCGTGGTGTTCTCGATCCTCTCCCCGAACTACCTGACGGTCGAGAACCTCCTCATCATGGCCTCGCATGTGGCCATCTACGCCATGCTCGGCATGGGGATGCTGCTGGTGATCCTGAACGGCGGCATCGACCTCTCGGTCGGCTCGACGCTCGGCTTCTCGGCGATCATCGCCGGCTTCCTGCTGCAGGGAGTGCCCATCCACCTCCTCGGGATCACGCTCGTGCCGAGCGTGCCGGTCGTCGTGCTGCTCTCGGTCGGCATCGGCGCCCTTGTCGGCCTCGTCAACGGCATCCTCGTCGCCCGGTTCAAGGTGGCGCCCTTCGTCGCGACGCTCGGGATGCTCTACGCCGTCCGCGGGCTCGCCCTGCTCATGACCGACGGGCTGACCATCAACGACCTCGCCGGCGAGGAGGCCCTCGGCAACACGGGCTTCGAATGGCTCGGCTTCAACCGCATCCTGAACATCCCGATCGGCGTCATCATCATGATCGTCGTCGCGCTCGTGCTCGGCTTCGTGCTCGGCCGCACCAAATGGGGCCGCTGGCTGTACGCCTCCGGCGGCAACGAACGGGCCGCCGAGCTTTCGGGCGTGCCCGTGAAGCGGGTCAAGGTGTGGGTCTACGTCGGCTCCGGGATCTGCGCCGCGATCGCCGGGCTCATCCTCGCCTCGACGCTGACGAGCGCAAGCCCCACCGCCGGCGACAGCTACGAACTCACCGCGATCGCCGCCGTCGTCATCGGCGGCGCGGCCCTCACCGGTGGCCGCGGCAACGTGCGCGGCACCCTGCTCGGCGCCTTCGTCATCGGCTTCCTCTCCGACGGGCTCGTGATCGTCGGCGTCTCCGCCTACTGGCAGATGGTGTTCATGGGTGCCGTGATCGTCGTCGCCGTGCTGCTGAACACCCTGCAGTACGGCCGCCGCAAGCGCCCGGCCGCACCGCCGGCGCCGCCCGCGCCGGGCGGGCCGGCATCCACCGACCCCACCCCGGTTCAGGAGGCCCCGGCGCCCGCCGAGACCCGCTGA
- the ligD gene encoding non-homologous end-joining DNA ligase: MAANGGAGRTGAAARVRITRPDKALFEDGFAKRDLADYYAAVAPVILRQLANRPVTRIRFPDGVGGTRFFEKNTPRYAPEWLRRLPLTANPGSDKPAKTVVYPFIDDLDGLMWMANQAAIELHTPQWRTGPRGGIHRPDRLVIDLDPGEGAGLAECAAAAHLIRARLAEEGFETTPVTSGGKGLHLYAPLPGRATGRSVHAFVGRIARELAAAHPGELVAQVGKEHRVGRVFLDWSQNHPARSTATPYTLRGKGASPTAAAPREWEELEPGIRQLGPAEVLARLGADGDLLERAGL, encoded by the coding sequence ATGGCCGCGAACGGGGGAGCGGGGCGCACGGGCGCCGCCGCGCGTGTGCGCATCACCAGGCCCGACAAGGCGCTCTTCGAGGACGGCTTCGCCAAACGCGACCTCGCCGACTACTACGCGGCCGTCGCGCCCGTCATCCTCCGGCAGCTCGCGAACCGGCCGGTGACCCGCATCCGCTTCCCCGACGGCGTCGGCGGCACCCGATTCTTCGAGAAGAACACCCCGCGATACGCCCCCGAATGGCTGCGGCGGTTGCCGCTGACGGCGAACCCCGGCAGCGACAAGCCCGCCAAGACCGTCGTCTACCCGTTCATCGACGACCTCGACGGCCTCATGTGGATGGCGAACCAGGCGGCGATCGAGCTGCATACGCCGCAGTGGCGCACGGGGCCGCGCGGCGGCATCCACCGCCCCGACCGGCTCGTCATCGACCTCGACCCCGGCGAAGGCGCCGGCCTCGCCGAATGCGCGGCCGCCGCGCACCTGATTCGTGCGCGCCTGGCCGAGGAGGGCTTCGAGACCACGCCGGTGACGAGCGGCGGCAAGGGTCTGCACCTGTACGCGCCGCTGCCGGGGCGGGCGACGGGCCGCAGCGTGCACGCGTTCGTCGGGCGCATCGCGCGTGAGCTGGCCGCAGCCCACCCGGGCGAGCTGGTCGCGCAGGTCGGCAAGGAGCATCGGGTGGGGCGGGTGTTCCTCGACTGGAGCCAGAACCACCCCGCGCGTTCGACCGCGACCCCGTACACGCTGCGCGGCAAGGGGGCTTCGCCGACCGCGGCGGCCCCGCGCGAGTGGGAGGAACTCGAGCCCGGCATCCGGCAGCTCGGGCCCGCCGAGGTGCTCGCTCGGCTCGGCGCCGACGGGGATCTGCTGGAGCGGGCCGGGCTCTGA
- a CDS encoding sugar ABC transporter ATP-binding protein, producing the protein MSAEHEAPVLEGRDIVKDYGGTRALKGVTFAIRPGTVTTLFGENGAGKSTLMKILSGVEQPSSGEILLDGEPVVLASTSEARDRGISIIHQELSLAPNLTVRDNIFMGREIGGPFGIDYAEETRQAEALLAEMRLPIPADALVSDLRVGQQQIVEIARALSVDSRILIMDEPTSALAAVEVEVLFGIIRELLARGVAIVYISHHLEEALEITDHAVVLRDGTMTARGERADIDLEWIVRNMVGDDFDLGSPPTGYAFGEPVLSVEGVTVLDRENPERAVVDGLDLEVRAGEIVCIYGLMGAGRTELLEAIAGREAVAGGSIRLDGRSILGDTIAERLAAGVGLVPEDRQQDGLVQTFDVGTNLTLASLDDDLEHGMVSRRRERGRARELITAVTVKTPGPELPVGALSGGNQQKVVIGKIVGTSPRVMLLDEPSRGIDVGAKAEVFRLLAARARQGLAVVYSTSEVGECLSIAHRIIVMRRGRISAEFTPEASKDMIMAASGEAVAA; encoded by the coding sequence ATGAGCGCCGAGCACGAGGCCCCGGTGCTCGAGGGCCGCGACATCGTGAAGGACTACGGCGGCACGCGCGCCCTGAAAGGCGTCACCTTCGCCATCCGGCCCGGCACCGTCACGACCCTGTTCGGCGAGAACGGCGCCGGCAAGTCGACGCTCATGAAGATCCTCTCCGGCGTCGAACAGCCGAGCTCGGGCGAGATCCTCCTCGACGGCGAACCCGTCGTGCTCGCCAGCACGAGCGAGGCACGCGATCGCGGGATCTCGATCATCCACCAGGAGCTGAGCCTCGCCCCCAACCTCACCGTGCGGGACAACATCTTCATGGGGCGCGAGATCGGAGGCCCGTTCGGCATCGACTACGCCGAGGAGACCCGGCAGGCCGAGGCGCTGCTCGCCGAGATGCGACTGCCGATCCCCGCCGACGCACTCGTCTCCGACCTCCGCGTCGGCCAGCAGCAGATCGTCGAGATCGCTCGCGCGCTCTCGGTCGACTCCCGCATCCTCATCATGGACGAGCCGACCTCCGCCCTCGCCGCGGTCGAGGTCGAGGTGCTCTTCGGCATCATCCGCGAGCTGCTGGCTCGCGGAGTCGCGATCGTCTACATCTCGCACCACCTCGAGGAAGCCCTCGAGATCACCGACCACGCCGTGGTGCTGCGCGACGGCACCATGACCGCCCGCGGCGAACGCGCCGACATCGACCTCGAATGGATCGTGCGGAACATGGTCGGCGACGATTTCGACCTCGGCTCGCCGCCGACCGGCTACGCGTTCGGCGAGCCGGTGCTGAGCGTCGAGGGCGTCACCGTGCTCGACCGCGAGAACCCCGAACGCGCCGTCGTCGACGGCCTCGACCTCGAGGTTCGCGCCGGGGAGATCGTCTGCATCTACGGGCTCATGGGCGCCGGCCGCACCGAACTGCTCGAGGCGATCGCCGGGCGCGAAGCCGTCGCCGGCGGAAGCATCCGGCTCGACGGCCGCTCGATCCTCGGCGACACGATCGCCGAACGCCTCGCCGCCGGCGTCGGCCTCGTGCCCGAGGACCGTCAGCAGGACGGCCTCGTGCAGACCTTCGATGTCGGCACCAACCTGACCCTCGCGAGCCTCGACGACGACCTCGAACACGGCATGGTCTCCCGCCGCCGCGAACGCGGGCGCGCCCGGGAACTCATCACCGCCGTCACCGTCAAGACGCCCGGGCCGGAGCTGCCCGTCGGCGCCCTTTCGGGCGGCAACCAGCAGAAGGTCGTCATCGGCAAGATCGTCGGCACCTCGCCGCGGGTCATGCTGCTGGACGAACCCAGCCGCGGCATCGACGTCGGTGCGAAGGCGGAGGTCTTCCGCCTGCTCGCCGCCCGTGCCCGGCAGGGCCTCGCCGTCGTCTACTCCACCTCGGAGGTCGGCGAGTGCCTGAGCATCGCCCACCGGATCATCGTGATGCGACGCGGTCGGATCTCGGCCGAGTTCACGCCCGAGGCGAGCAAGGACATGATCATGGCGGCCTCCGGCGAGGCCGTGGCGGCCTGA